In the genome of Terribacillus sp. FSL K6-0262, one region contains:
- the flgL gene encoding flagellar hook-associated protein FlgL: MRITQSMMSDRMLRNLSNSYSDLNKYSEQLSSGKKITKPSDDPVVATKGMGYRTEVREVEQYKRNLSEAQTWIDNSDSALNNATSALQRIRELAVQASNGTYEEGQRENIAEEVDQLKEQLATIANTQVNGKYIFNGTNTDAAPVTINEDGSVTVDNNSNAVSLTLSKGVDVKVNVDGDAVFGEKLFSDLESFSAALRSDTPDEDLDAYIGTIDENINSLINERADLGARMNRLDLVSSRLDDQELSATELMSNNEDAEMEEVIMNLVSQEAVHRAAMSAGARIIQPTLMDFLR; the protein is encoded by the coding sequence ATGCGCATAACACAAAGTATGATGTCCGACCGTATGCTGCGTAACTTGAGCAATAGCTACAGCGACCTGAATAAATATTCCGAACAGCTGTCTTCAGGTAAGAAAATCACCAAGCCTTCTGACGACCCGGTTGTTGCCACAAAAGGTATGGGCTATCGGACCGAGGTACGTGAAGTCGAGCAGTATAAGCGGAATTTATCTGAAGCACAGACTTGGATCGATAACTCTGATTCTGCCTTGAACAATGCGACGAGTGCCCTGCAGCGTATCCGGGAGCTTGCTGTCCAAGCCAGCAATGGTACATATGAAGAAGGGCAGCGGGAGAATATTGCAGAAGAAGTGGATCAGCTCAAAGAGCAGCTGGCGACGATAGCCAATACACAAGTAAATGGTAAGTATATTTTTAACGGAACCAACACCGATGCAGCGCCCGTGACGATCAATGAAGATGGAAGTGTGACGGTGGATAATAATTCGAATGCAGTCAGCCTTACTTTATCCAAGGGCGTCGATGTAAAAGTGAATGTGGATGGAGATGCTGTATTCGGAGAGAAATTGTTCAGTGATTTGGAAAGCTTCTCTGCTGCGCTCCGTTCTGATACCCCAGATGAAGATTTGGATGCTTATATCGGTACGATCGATGAAAATATCAATAGCCTTATCAATGAGCGAGCCGATTTAGGTGCAAGGATGAACCGGCTGGACCTTGTATCGTCGCGTTTGGATGATCAGGAATTATCAGCGACAGAATTAATGTCCAATAATGAAGATGCCGAAATGGAAGAAGTCATCATGAATCTCGTGTCCCAGGAAGCAGTCCACCGAGCTGCTATGTCAGCGGGTGCACGAATCATCCAGCCGACCTTGATGGACTTCTTACGATAA
- a CDS encoding DUF6470 family protein: MQMPQVKLQSQQAKISLHTTDAAVNIQQPRAEQTIHQPKAEITMHTTPSKLTIDQTQAWNDMDLKSVFKRTEDFAELGRKSLLEGISRRVQEGKEMMEIEKGGDPIVAQAKRIAERNLKEFAIGWIPSHFAVKIDYQPSELEIDVKVNRPLIRNTPQHPRFDYQPGQVDTGIAQYQSLKVDFENLKFHGVNGFEMNI, encoded by the coding sequence ATGCAGATGCCGCAAGTAAAGCTGCAATCGCAGCAAGCTAAAATCAGCCTTCATACAACAGATGCAGCAGTCAACATCCAACAGCCAAGAGCCGAGCAAACCATCCACCAGCCAAAAGCTGAAATAACCATGCACACAACACCATCCAAGCTGACCATCGACCAGACCCAGGCTTGGAATGATATGGATTTGAAATCGGTTTTTAAACGGACGGAGGATTTCGCTGAGCTTGGCAGGAAATCCTTGCTTGAAGGCATAAGCCGCCGGGTCCAGGAGGGCAAGGAAATGATGGAGATCGAAAAAGGCGGCGATCCGATCGTTGCGCAGGCAAAACGAATCGCAGAACGAAATTTGAAGGAGTTTGCGATTGGATGGATACCATCGCATTTTGCTGTGAAGATCGATTATCAGCCATCTGAGCTGGAGATTGATGTGAAAGTCAACCGGCCGCTGATACGAAACACTCCACAGCATCCGCGATTCGATTATCAGCCAGGTCAAGTGGATACTGGTATTGCACAATATCAATCTCTGAAAGTAGACTTTGAGAATTTGAAATTCCATGGAGTCAATGGATTCGAGATGAATATATGA
- the fliW gene encoding flagellar assembly protein FliW, protein MNIETKYFGSMIVEEEKVIRFEKGLPGFQDETGFVLIDFPENPVFRILQSIKTPPVAFVVASPYHFHKDYAFDLDEPIKEALAITKAEQVNVLAILTLRDPFANSTINLQAPIIINGESLKGQQVILSDAFSSRTPLQAEKARME, encoded by the coding sequence ATGAATATCGAAACGAAATATTTTGGCAGCATGATAGTAGAGGAAGAGAAAGTTATCCGTTTTGAAAAGGGTTTGCCAGGATTCCAGGATGAAACCGGCTTTGTATTGATCGATTTTCCGGAGAATCCTGTATTCCGGATTTTGCAAAGTATAAAAACGCCTCCCGTGGCTTTTGTGGTGGCTAGTCCTTACCATTTCCATAAAGATTATGCGTTTGATTTGGATGAACCAATCAAAGAAGCATTAGCGATCACCAAAGCGGAACAGGTGAATGTATTAGCCATTTTGACGCTGCGGGATCCTTTTGCCAATAGCACGATCAACCTGCAGGCACCGATCATCATCAATGGAGAGTCACTGAAGGGACAGCAAGTCATCCTATCTGATGCATTTTCTTCCCGTACACCCTTGCAAGCTGAGAAAGCGAGGATGGAATAA
- the csrA gene encoding carbon storage regulator CsrA, whose translation MLVLTRKVGESLKIGDDVELKILSIDGEQIKLGIEAPRHIAIHRKEVYLAIEQENSAAADTSVDLLDFLKNNGEKS comes from the coding sequence ATGCTGGTTTTGACAAGAAAGGTCGGCGAATCGCTTAAAATCGGTGATGATGTAGAATTGAAAATCCTAAGTATCGATGGTGAACAAATCAAACTTGGCATCGAGGCCCCAAGGCATATTGCCATACATAGAAAGGAAGTCTATTTGGCCATTGAGCAGGAAAACAGCGCTGCAGCAGACACATCCGTCGATTTACTCGATTTCTTGAAAAATAATGGAGAAAAAAGCTAA
- a CDS encoding flagellin produces MRINHNISALNTYNKLSANNSATQGALEKLSSGLRINRAGDDAAGLAISEKMRGQIRGLDMAAKNAQDGVSLIQTAEGALNETHSILQRMRELAVQSSNDTNTASEDRVALQDEFNELAKEIDRISSDTEFNTKKLLNGTTSEVTFQIGANSGQLLTVSLQAMDATTLGVKDLDISTATASEISGVISTIDEAINSVSSFRSNLGANQNRLEHTINNLNTSSENLTAAESRVRDVDMAKEMMEFTKNNILSQAAQSMLAQANQQPQGVLQLLQ; encoded by the coding sequence ATGAGAATCAACCATAATATCTCTGCACTTAACACGTACAACAAACTAAGTGCTAACAACTCTGCTACACAAGGCGCACTAGAAAAACTTTCTTCTGGTCTTCGCATCAACCGTGCTGGTGACGATGCTGCTGGATTGGCTATCTCCGAAAAAATGCGTGGTCAGATCCGCGGTCTAGACATGGCTGCGAAAAACGCACAGGATGGCGTTTCCCTAATCCAGACTGCTGAGGGTGCTTTGAACGAAACTCACTCTATCCTACAGCGCATGCGTGAGCTTGCAGTTCAGTCTTCCAACGACACGAACACTGCTTCAGAAGACCGTGTAGCTTTGCAAGATGAGTTCAACGAATTGGCAAAAGAAATCGACCGTATCTCTTCTGATACAGAGTTCAACACGAAAAAACTTCTTAACGGTACTACATCAGAAGTTACATTCCAAATCGGTGCAAACAGCGGCCAGCTTCTAACAGTTTCACTTCAAGCTATGGACGCTACAACTCTTGGTGTAAAAGATCTGGATATCAGCACTGCAACTGCATCTGAAATCTCTGGTGTGATCTCTACAATCGATGAAGCGATCAACAGCGTGTCCAGCTTCCGTTCTAACCTTGGTGCGAACCAAAACCGCCTGGAACACACAATCAACAACTTGAACACGTCTTCCGAGAACTTGACTGCTGCTGAATCCCGTGTAAGAGACGTAGACATGGCGAAAGAAATGATGGAATTCACTAAGAACAACATCCTTTCCCAAGCTGCACAGTCCATGCTTGCACAGGCTAACCAACAGCCACAAGGCGTTCTTCAGTTGCTACAATAA
- a CDS encoding glycosyltransferase: protein MKPFISLCMIAKDEETVLNRCLDSVKGLVDEIIIIDTGSADRTKEIAAAYTEHVYDFEWVNDFSAARNFAQSKASGKWIIYLDADEYVDEENFKDVITELKNFDDDQADAFMVTQVNFLGELGEGVTHTPTIRIYKNTPSISFYRKVHEQLKIANGTLKIASLNLSIYHSGYLERTLKKKDKNSRNTPLINTELKGKNTGFDYFNLGNEVLSQQKFAEAADLYKKAFQKKDSIQYLWVPLAVERLIYCLGNLKRYQEALKIVEEAIELWSGAIDFRVQKALILYSQGRYRETKQELAYLDWGKQWGVVNSVNYLEYLPFYTLGKIHEEEGDLTKAVKNYSKALNFNKNDGETITRLFRLLLSSHTDTEVAQFIENNNLMNSRTSERVYIKALLEIGAISLVELLLERKRIPRTSGLELKLQIGKGDFDAIKTKIADYSILQLFADSYFDLFDLVIISIELDDKTFLDNLKPSLTQEDHRLLKSLITLTNLDNNLGELERLLSRTVRMQSFDCFEKIVDTIQSGSLNNIIARVLYAHGYKELSAEFYAASDSASLNDKDFVNVMELAISNNDIDLALTFGFQAIKQDVSHFKVYEMVMECLQSKGEEKDIASFRKITNKMFPGNYLSRQERQQAEAK from the coding sequence ATGAAACCTTTCATTTCTCTGTGCATGATTGCAAAAGATGAAGAAACTGTTTTAAATAGATGTCTGGACTCCGTTAAGGGACTGGTGGACGAAATCATCATCATCGATACCGGTTCTGCAGACCGGACAAAAGAAATTGCAGCAGCATATACAGAGCATGTATATGATTTTGAATGGGTGAACGACTTTTCGGCTGCTCGGAACTTCGCTCAATCAAAAGCTTCCGGGAAATGGATTATTTATCTGGATGCCGATGAGTATGTGGATGAAGAGAATTTCAAAGATGTCATAACTGAGTTGAAAAATTTTGATGACGATCAAGCAGATGCTTTCATGGTGACGCAAGTAAACTTCTTGGGAGAATTAGGAGAAGGTGTTACACACACTCCGACGATACGAATCTATAAAAATACTCCTTCCATAAGTTTTTATCGAAAAGTGCATGAGCAACTGAAAATTGCAAATGGGACATTAAAAATAGCTTCATTGAATCTGTCCATTTACCACTCCGGTTATTTAGAGCGTACGCTCAAGAAAAAAGATAAAAACTCCCGAAACACTCCTTTGATCAACACAGAACTAAAAGGGAAAAATACTGGATTTGATTATTTCAACTTAGGAAATGAAGTGCTTTCACAGCAAAAATTTGCAGAAGCTGCCGATTTATATAAAAAAGCATTCCAAAAGAAAGATTCCATCCAATACCTTTGGGTACCTCTTGCGGTGGAAAGACTGATCTATTGTTTAGGGAATCTCAAGAGATACCAAGAGGCTTTGAAGATCGTGGAAGAAGCGATAGAGCTATGGTCTGGAGCGATTGATTTTCGGGTCCAGAAAGCATTGATTCTCTATTCGCAAGGAAGGTACAGGGAAACAAAACAGGAATTGGCTTACCTTGACTGGGGCAAACAGTGGGGAGTAGTTAACAGTGTCAATTATTTAGAGTACCTGCCATTCTATACATTGGGCAAAATCCATGAGGAAGAGGGAGACCTCACCAAAGCTGTAAAGAATTATAGCAAAGCGCTTAATTTCAACAAGAATGACGGGGAAACGATAACACGTCTATTTCGGTTATTGCTATCCTCCCATACAGATACCGAAGTTGCCCAATTCATTGAAAATAATAATTTGATGAATAGCCGCACCTCCGAGCGTGTATATATAAAGGCATTATTGGAAATAGGGGCGATTTCTCTGGTTGAGCTGCTTTTAGAAAGAAAACGAATACCAAGAACAAGCGGCCTGGAATTGAAACTGCAGATCGGGAAAGGCGACTTTGATGCAATTAAAACAAAAATAGCTGATTACTCCATTCTGCAGCTGTTCGCTGACAGCTATTTTGATTTGTTTGATCTAGTCATTATATCTATCGAATTGGATGACAAGACTTTCCTGGATAATTTGAAGCCTTCCCTTACTCAGGAAGATCATCGTTTGTTGAAGTCACTTATAACCTTGACGAACTTGGATAATAATTTGGGTGAGCTGGAGCGATTACTGTCCAGGACGGTCAGAATGCAATCATTTGATTGCTTCGAAAAAATCGTGGATACAATTCAGTCGGGAAGTTTGAATAATATAATTGCCCGCGTATTGTACGCACATGGATATAAAGAATTAAGTGCTGAATTCTATGCAGCTTCGGATTCTGCCAGCTTGAATGATAAGGACTTCGTCAATGTAATGGAACTTGCGATTTCCAACAACGATATTGATCTTGCCTTGACATTTGGGTTCCAAGCCATCAAACAGGACGTCAGCCATTTCAAGGTATATGAAATGGTAATGGAATGTTTGCAAAGCAAGGGAGAAGAAAAAGATATTGCTTCCTTCCGTAAAATTACGAATAAGATGTTTCCGGGTAACTACTTATCCCGGCAAGAAAGACAGCAGGCAGAGGCGAAATAA
- a CDS encoding glycosyltransferase family 2 protein yields MKDYQITVIVPMYNVELYIEETIDSIIAQTMFDEVELLIVDDCSTDASWELAERKRKRFPSNIRLIRQPENAGVSASRNLGLRHANGEYVFFADSDDVLPHDALENLYNAASKAEADLVTAPFDHLVDGAFKEAGLTRVFPELKREGYINIQENPSIMYSIFCWGKLYRKSLIKEMSFHEDISFGEDQIFTISAMLRAENIFNLSDITYHYRGRLGSITKSASSIEALESSIRVGRLVEECIDATSLIQKEMLKGYYFRSCLLRDIWGPIRVALNKADMAERHQTLSLLNGWITDLSSRYIREYISDFNEILKNIGELFPVMDTKTQQLLISILKAIKTKYGQQAVN; encoded by the coding sequence ATGAAGGATTACCAAATAACCGTCATTGTACCCATGTATAATGTGGAGCTTTATATAGAAGAGACGATTGATTCCATCATCGCACAAACGATGTTCGATGAGGTGGAGTTACTGATTGTTGATGATTGCTCGACTGACGCTTCATGGGAGCTTGCCGAGCGAAAAAGAAAAAGGTTCCCATCCAATATCAGGCTGATACGTCAGCCTGAAAATGCAGGGGTTTCGGCTTCTCGTAATTTGGGCCTGAGACATGCGAACGGGGAGTATGTATTTTTTGCCGATTCGGATGATGTGCTGCCGCATGATGCATTGGAGAATCTATACAATGCTGCAAGTAAGGCAGAGGCGGATTTAGTCACGGCTCCTTTTGACCACTTGGTTGATGGAGCATTTAAAGAAGCAGGACTGACAAGGGTTTTTCCTGAGTTAAAGAGGGAAGGGTACATAAACATCCAGGAAAATCCTTCTATCATGTATAGCATTTTTTGCTGGGGGAAGTTATATAGAAAGTCTTTGATAAAAGAAATGTCCTTCCATGAAGATATCAGTTTTGGAGAAGACCAAATCTTTACGATTTCAGCCATGCTCCGTGCCGAGAATATTTTTAATCTATCTGACATCACATACCATTACAGGGGGCGGCTAGGTTCGATAACTAAATCAGCATCCAGCATCGAAGCGCTGGAAAGCTCCATACGTGTAGGAAGATTGGTAGAGGAGTGTATAGATGCGACTTCTCTGATACAAAAGGAGATGCTGAAGGGCTATTATTTTAGATCTTGTTTACTCAGGGATATCTGGGGACCTATACGTGTTGCGCTGAATAAAGCGGATATGGCGGAAAGGCATCAAACATTGTCTTTACTGAATGGGTGGATCACGGATCTATCAAGCCGATATATACGGGAGTATATAAGCGATTTCAATGAAATACTGAAGAACATCGGTGAATTGTTCCCAGTCATGGACACCAAGACACAGCAATTGTTAATTTCGATCCTTAAGGCAATAAAGACTAAATATGGACAACAAGCTGTAAACTAG
- a CDS encoding CDP-glycerol glycerophosphotransferase family protein, whose protein sequence is MIIDFTLIYADGNGTLETRLKKTIELLVDRGHQVRVFQSYRSEDAKWETALPEVHYYGEKSGLEYENPDSLIEGYTNSLRHHGKPDVIVAVRAPLMNYVCRTAVAQLHGPMPRIYSWLQEAPEEYGYEEALKFSDRHLVMNEQLEEAVRRYAFQEQWLHMIGEPILLGKQDVIPRPEKKACFVSVGELSLFDHHYEKLFAAFQAIQDKADLMMIGDGPDKAAIKAMAQDMGIGQSILWQDEAADFWPHVKSATALIIKGNDEASHRLTIEALARGIVPVKEGYGEPLPTLADLRGIAEGVYELPPAEACQELAEPYHMESVVDRLETALLEESYSEIPQQAIHDPQYLYYKVLDDILTCAIDGSESIAQTEEEVDYLASFFTQRYINEEFHPVEADVTRQAAYPKVESVDYHYTRASVRLLLIQTWKEQDRSEKVYCRLELVNKAGTWKIDQLQREAPYRPEEQSVSAAGRKKLVMVARNSSGSNTYALAKSIPEAIRESFDAELLQQQETQEFQEKVKAADVLIITEANIKHNKKLYNPNQLIIDTWHGFPLKAMGFADKNEQNKHVLADRWGSINYVCSYSDFFSDLMIRCFKLNPEHIQLTGAPRNDLLLQRPDTHFLKEEFDIDPSESRMIFFMPTYRQVAHNDRADTNLNRDNLFGMESFDNDQFHDFLERENLELIVKLHPAEEKLFLNHFERQTRVHLLTDEMLTRYGMDLYEIMPLADMLITDYSSIYFDYLLLDKPIIYTPVDLHSYQQNRGFILDSYTNWTPGPKVTTQEGLQDALATFIENPNWFSAERKQIRDQVHHFQDDQSSARVWDFIQEKIAAYTQPV, encoded by the coding sequence ATGATCATCGATTTCACCCTCATCTATGCCGATGGGAACGGGACCTTGGAAACAAGATTGAAAAAGACTATCGAACTGCTGGTTGATCGGGGTCATCAGGTAAGGGTGTTTCAATCATACAGATCCGAGGATGCAAAGTGGGAGACGGCTTTGCCTGAGGTTCACTATTACGGAGAGAAGAGCGGACTGGAGTATGAGAACCCAGATTCCTTGATCGAAGGCTATACGAATAGCCTGCGGCACCATGGCAAGCCGGATGTGATTGTGGCGGTCCGGGCGCCGCTGATGAATTATGTATGCCGTACGGCGGTGGCGCAGCTGCATGGACCGATGCCCCGGATTTATTCCTGGCTGCAAGAAGCTCCTGAAGAATATGGTTACGAAGAGGCGCTGAAATTCAGTGATCGTCATTTGGTGATGAACGAACAGTTGGAGGAAGCAGTGCGCCGTTATGCATTTCAGGAGCAGTGGCTCCATATGATCGGGGAACCGATTTTGCTGGGAAAGCAGGATGTCATTCCCCGGCCAGAAAAGAAGGCGTGCTTCGTCTCTGTCGGGGAGCTATCCTTATTTGATCATCATTATGAGAAATTATTTGCGGCTTTTCAGGCTATCCAGGATAAGGCTGATCTCATGATGATCGGAGATGGACCTGATAAGGCAGCCATCAAGGCCATGGCGCAAGACATGGGAATCGGACAATCGATCCTATGGCAGGATGAGGCGGCGGACTTTTGGCCGCATGTAAAATCAGCGACAGCATTGATCATCAAAGGAAACGATGAAGCATCGCATCGTTTGACGATCGAGGCACTGGCCAGAGGAATCGTGCCGGTTAAGGAAGGGTACGGCGAGCCGCTGCCGACATTGGCTGATTTGCGGGGGATTGCGGAAGGCGTGTACGAACTCCCTCCAGCAGAGGCATGTCAGGAACTGGCCGAGCCATATCATATGGAATCGGTAGTTGATCGCTTGGAAACAGCATTGCTGGAGGAAAGCTATTCCGAAATCCCGCAGCAAGCCATACATGATCCGCAATATCTTTATTATAAAGTGCTGGATGATATTTTGACTTGCGCCATCGATGGATCTGAATCGATCGCTCAAACAGAAGAGGAAGTCGATTATTTAGCAAGCTTCTTTACACAGCGGTATATTAATGAAGAATTTCATCCTGTGGAGGCTGATGTGACCAGGCAAGCCGCATATCCCAAAGTGGAATCGGTAGACTACCATTATACAAGGGCATCGGTGCGTCTGCTGTTGATTCAGACTTGGAAGGAGCAAGATCGATCCGAGAAAGTATATTGCCGGCTGGAGTTGGTCAATAAAGCTGGCACATGGAAAATCGATCAGCTGCAGCGGGAGGCGCCTTACCGTCCAGAAGAGCAGTCCGTATCCGCGGCAGGCCGCAAAAAGCTAGTCATGGTAGCGCGCAATAGCAGCGGTTCGAACACATATGCATTGGCAAAAAGTATACCAGAAGCCATACGTGAATCCTTCGATGCAGAACTGCTTCAGCAGCAGGAAACGCAAGAGTTCCAGGAAAAAGTAAAAGCAGCCGATGTGCTGATCATTACCGAAGCGAATATCAAGCACAACAAAAAGCTGTACAATCCAAACCAGCTGATCATCGATACTTGGCATGGCTTTCCGCTGAAAGCGATGGGGTTTGCGGATAAGAATGAACAGAATAAGCATGTGCTGGCAGACCGTTGGGGCAGCATCAATTATGTATGTTCTTATTCGGATTTCTTCAGTGATTTGATGATCCGCTGCTTTAAATTGAACCCCGAACATATCCAATTGACGGGAGCACCGCGGAATGATTTGCTGCTTCAGCGGCCGGATACACATTTCCTGAAAGAAGAATTCGATATCGATCCAAGTGAAAGCAGGATGATTTTCTTTATGCCGACGTATCGGCAAGTAGCACATAATGACCGTGCGGATACGAATTTGAATCGGGATAATTTGTTTGGCATGGAGAGCTTCGATAATGATCAGTTTCATGATTTCCTGGAGAGAGAAAACCTGGAGCTGATAGTGAAGCTGCATCCAGCGGAGGAGAAGCTGTTCCTGAATCATTTCGAAAGGCAGACACGTGTCCATCTCCTTACTGATGAAATGCTGACACGCTATGGTATGGATCTGTATGAAATCATGCCTCTGGCCGACATGCTCATAACGGACTATTCCTCGATATATTTTGATTATTTGCTTCTGGATAAGCCTATCATCTATACGCCTGTCGATCTTCATTCGTATCAGCAGAATCGTGGGTTCATCCTTGATTCGTACACGAACTGGACACCTGGTCCGAAAGTGACGACCCAGGAGGGACTGCAGGATGCTTTGGCAACTTTTATAGAAAATCCTAATTGGTTCAGTGCTGAACGCAAACAAATACGGGACCAAGTCCATCATTTCCAGGATGATCAGTCATCAGCAAGGGTGTGGGATTTTATCCAGGAGAAAATCGCTGCTTACACCCAGCCCGTGTGA
- a CDS encoding STAS domain-containing protein, protein MHRNKDLYLFLEQKAKDLTEDWYRQLDKHNSSGVYATRDPETIENLKKQNYDFHLHFFRIFIEDKETFSKNFEEWIISIARDEKHLNTPTHQIIREFVVTRKQYLDLINEFYHLHKDTIEREMLELWNREIITAVDQVILKVTEEMHHYSNRKLQAQQEMINELSSPVILLNDTTALLPLVGDIDTNRAKLILENTLRACTEQDVDLLFIDLSGVIIIDTMVAQQIFYLVDALKLVGVETVISGMRPEIAQTAVQLGVSFNVKTTATLTQAIRTSSRISIN, encoded by the coding sequence ATGCATAGGAATAAAGACTTGTATTTGTTTTTGGAACAAAAAGCGAAGGACCTTACGGAAGATTGGTATCGGCAGCTTGATAAGCATAACAGCTCTGGCGTTTACGCAACCCGTGATCCAGAAACGATAGAAAACCTCAAAAAGCAAAACTACGATTTTCATCTTCACTTCTTTCGTATCTTCATTGAAGACAAAGAAACTTTCAGCAAAAATTTCGAAGAGTGGATTATTTCCATTGCGCGGGATGAAAAACATCTGAATACGCCCACGCATCAAATCATCCGTGAATTTGTTGTCACTCGGAAGCAGTACCTTGATTTGATCAATGAATTTTATCATTTACATAAAGACACGATCGAACGGGAAATGCTTGAACTTTGGAACCGCGAAATAATCACAGCCGTTGATCAGGTGATCCTGAAAGTGACGGAGGAAATGCATCATTATTCGAATCGGAAGCTGCAGGCACAGCAGGAGATGATCAATGAACTCAGCTCTCCAGTCATCCTGTTGAATGATACGACAGCCCTGCTGCCATTGGTAGGTGACATTGACACGAACAGAGCGAAACTGATATTGGAGAATACACTTCGCGCATGTACCGAACAGGATGTCGATTTGCTGTTCATCGATCTCTCCGGCGTCATCATCATCGACACGATGGTTGCCCAGCAAATCTTTTATCTTGTCGACGCGCTGAAATTAGTCGGGGTGGAAACGGTGATTTCCGGAATGCGCCCTGAAATTGCCCAGACGGCAGTCCAGCTGGGAGTCAGCTTCAATGTCAAAACAACCGCAACATTGACACAGGCAATCCGTACTAGCAGCCGTATCTCCATTAACTGA
- the flaG gene encoding flagellar protein FlaG, which produces MIDKLSTASQHVTHQSGESRPAASETIRKQETASDGSNPYIDFDKSDFEQVIETMNQFLEPTHTNLKFELHEELERYYVTVVDSDTKQVVREIPPKKLLDAYAKMAEFMGLLVDEKI; this is translated from the coding sequence ATGATTGATAAATTGTCTACCGCTTCACAGCATGTTACACACCAGTCGGGAGAAAGTCGTCCCGCAGCGAGCGAAACAATACGTAAACAGGAGACCGCTTCGGATGGCTCCAACCCATATATCGATTTTGACAAATCAGATTTCGAACAAGTGATTGAAACAATGAATCAATTTTTGGAACCGACCCATACAAATTTGAAATTCGAGTTGCATGAAGAACTGGAACGTTATTATGTGACTGTGGTCGATTCCGATACGAAGCAAGTCGTCAGGGAAATCCCGCCGAAGAAATTATTGGATGCCTATGCCAAGATGGCGGAATTCATGGGTTTGCTCGTAGATGAAAAAATATAA